In the genome of Muntiacus reevesi chromosome 5, mMunRee1.1, whole genome shotgun sequence, one region contains:
- the RPLP2 gene encoding large ribosomal subunit protein P2 isoform X1, translating into MRYVASYLLAALGGNSSPSAKDIKKILDSVGIEADDDRLNKVISELNGKNIEDVIAQGIGKLASVPAGGAVAVSAAPGSAAPAAGSAPAAAEEKKEEKKEESEESDDDMGFGLFD; encoded by the exons ATGCGTTACGTTGCCTCCTACTTGTTGGCCGCCCTCGGGGGCAATTCCTCCCCTAGCGCCAAGGACATCAAAAAGATCCTGGACAGCGTGGGCATCGAGGCAGACGACGACCGGCTCAACAAG GTCATCAGTGAGCTCAACGGAAAGAACATTGAGGACGTCATTGCCCAGG GTATCGGCAAGCTGGCCAGTGTGCCCGCGGGCGGGGCTGTGGCCGTCTCTGCTGCCCCAGGATCCGCAGCACCTGCTGCCGGTTCTGCTCCAGCCGCAG cagaggagaagaaggaggagaagaaggaagagtcAGAGGAGTCAGATGACGACATGGGCTTTGGCTTGTTTGACTAG
- the RPLP2 gene encoding large ribosomal subunit protein P2 isoform X2 has protein sequence MRYVASYLLAALGGNSSPSAKDIKKILDSVGIEADDDRLNKVISELNGKNIEDVIAQGIGKLASVPAGGAVAVSAAPGSAAPAAGSAPAAEEKKEEKKEESEESDDDMGFGLFD, from the exons ATGCGTTACGTTGCCTCCTACTTGTTGGCCGCCCTCGGGGGCAATTCCTCCCCTAGCGCCAAGGACATCAAAAAGATCCTGGACAGCGTGGGCATCGAGGCAGACGACGACCGGCTCAACAAG GTCATCAGTGAGCTCAACGGAAAGAACATTGAGGACGTCATTGCCCAGG GTATCGGCAAGCTGGCCAGTGTGCCCGCGGGCGGGGCTGTGGCCGTCTCTGCTGCCCCAGGATCCGCAGCACCTGCTGCCGGTTCTGCTCCAGCCGCAG aggagaagaaggaggagaagaaggaagagtcAGAGGAGTCAGATGACGACATGGGCTTTGGCTTGTTTGACTAG